In the genome of Paenibacillus pabuli, the window AGTTGAAGTAGCTGCAGTCTCCAACGTTAACACAGCATCACCATTAGCATTATTAAACGTTTGACCGTCAGTAGATGTAGCATATACTTTTCCGTTTTTGTCAGTAATTTGCTTATCGCTAACTGTATACTCCCCTGCTTGCAAATGTGCGTTAGCAAATTCAGCTTGACCTTTTGCAATTGGTTTTTTAGCTGCATCATGACTGATTGTGACTTGTCCAGAAACGACTGCTTCATCAAATGTAAATGTATCCCCGGTGGTAACAGTATTATCATCTCCAGCTACCCAGGTTTTACCATCGGCAGATGCTGCAATAACTGTACCTTCAGAATCCTTTAATGTATAACCATCTGTTGCATCTCCACTTACGGCGTATGTTCCATCAGCAATGGTAGTTTCACCTGTACCCGCTGCAGTTCCAGTAGCCTCAAGCGCAATTTTGCTACTTCCTACTACACCTAAGTTCAAACCGCGAAGGTCTCCTACTGTTAAAGAAATATTTTGACCTTCGTTTGCACCGATATGGAATGTACCACTAAAGGAACCATCCAGCAATTTTTTAGTATTGAACTCAGTGTCTTTTCCGATACGAGTCAATTCTTGTGCCAATTGATCCACTTCTTTTTGAAGCTCTGCACGGTCTTTATCCGTGTTAGTGTCTGTAGAAGATTGAACAGACAATTCACGCATACGTTGCAGGATGCTGTGAGTTTCAGTCAATGCACCTTCAGCTGTTTGAATCAGGGAGATACCATCTTGAGCGTTCTTTTGAGCCATATCCAAACCACGGATTTGACCACGCATTTTTTCGGAGATTGCCAAACCAGCTGCGTCATCACCTGCACGGTTAATACGAAGACCGGAAGACAATTTTTCCAAGTTTTTAGAAGAAGCACCTGTGTTTGCACCCAGTTGACGGTGCGTGTTCAAAGCCGCGATATTGTGGTTGATAATCATTAGAATTTCCTCCTTGAAATTAATAAATGTCCACATCCATGTGGTTAGCTTGATTCGTTAAGGTCGGCCGCCCCTCCGAACTAGCGTCTAATACATATATCGACCGAATATGACTCTGACTTTATAGCAAATATAGATTTTTTAGAAAATTTATTTTGGCTCTCTGTAATGTCTCATTAATGCTTCGATCTGATCCACTTGTTGAGCTGCCGATTCACGATTCGCTTCCTCGATAGCCAGATACACTTCCTTGCGGAATATCTCGATATCCTTGGGTGCTTTAATTCCAATTCGAATGTTATCTCCTTCAACACTTAAGACAGTTATTTCAATCTCATCTTGAATAATTATGGATTCGCCTTTCTTTCGGGACAGGACTAGCATACTATTCACCATCCTTATCAGCCATACTCGGCTGTTCTTCTGCTTCTCTCCATAACGGATGTCGGGTTTGATATGGAGATTGCTGAAGTATAACTTGCCTACCTGACCGATTTTCTATATTAAGTACGATAGGCGCTAACAAATTTAACGTCGACTTCCCAACATCCTTATTCATCGTTACCACACAACGCACAAGTAGATTAGATTGCAAAGACAGCTCCTCCACAATATGATCCGCCAACTCAAATTGATAATTTGGATAAAATACAAACGGATCTGCTATAACCAACGATATATCTTTGTGTTCAATGGACTGTAAATAAGCAAACGGCCCTTCCGGAAAAGGAATAAATGCAAAATCCTTAACTTGATCAAACCCCGGAATGCCTTTCGTAAAATGAAAAATCAGATTCTCCGAAAATTTTTCTGAAACCGATGAAGAAGTCTCTACGACCATCATCATCCCCCACTCTCTTATTTAAATAAAAAAAGCTATAGATGGCATTCATTATACCTCTACAGCTTCAATATATTCCAACCCTAACCCATCCATTGCTCAAAACTCGGCGGTGTAATTTCTACCTTAGCATATTGTTGTACTGCGATGTCCAATCTGCCCCGGGTATATTCAACTTCTGGACGCCTCACCTGAACGTCTATTTCTAACGAGCCCTCAACATATTGATATTCTGCTTTCTGAAGATCAAAGCGAATATCGACATTATCGAAAGAAGCCGGACCCCGAAATTCTACAAAATCATCCCGATCCCAAGCCTTACCTTTGATATTGGCAATAGTATTACCTGGAATATGAATAGATGCCATTTGATGCCCTTCCTGCATCCGTCTTGCGATCCCCTGAAGAAAAAGCGATGACAACTGGGAATATATCTGCTGATTCATCTCAAGGGCAGGACCACCGTTATAAGCCTTCCACGCACGCTTCTGATCTACTTCAAGCGTCGAAACAGGCTGCCGAATATCCAACTTTGCGGGTGCGGAGCGGATGGTCTGCTCTGCACGAGGCTGTTCAATCGAATAGCTCCCTAGTTCAGCTACAATACTCAGAATAGACGGCTGCTGATGGATTTGTATCTGGGGTATACTCAAGATGCACCTCCTATCTTAAGAAATCGGCAAGTGAAGGCGTAATAATTTTGGCACCGGCAGACAGAGTCGCATTGTAGATGTTCTCTTGGATTGAAGAATTCATAATTAATTCTGCATAGTCGGCATCTTCCGTTTTGGCCTGTAAATCTGTCAGATTGATACCCAAGTCTTGGAGACGACTTTGCATCAGTTCTACCCGATTGGTTTTAGCCCCAACTTCAGCTCGAATGGTTGTGATTTTCTCCAATCGACTGTCGAACTTGTCCAATTGAGCGCCGATTGCTTCGAAGTCCCCATTCGTAAGTGCTTCCGTTAAACGATCGATTGTTGTGAACAATTGATCATCCTCGGATGTATCACCTGTTGAGCCAAAAATAGCAGATCCTGTCACATTAATACCCAGTTGTACGCTTTCTCCAACCGAATAAATGATGTTGTTATTATCAGTGGCTGGTACATCCGTAGTAATCGAATTGCCGTTGGCGTCCTTAACGAAGTCGTAGGGCTTCTGTGTGTAGGACTGGCCGTTAAAAACATATTTCCCATTCAATTTGCTGTTTCCGATATCAATTAACTGCTCTTTTAATTGCATGACTTCCGTTTTTATACTATCCAGTGCAGATTGAGGATTAGTAGAACTGGCGGCCTGTACGTTTAACTCCTTGAGTCTGTGAATAATATTACCTGTCTGATCTAACATCTGGTCACTATGATCCAACCAAGATAAGGTATCATTCACATTGCGAGTGTATTGATCATTAGCTGATAATTCAGTACGGTACCGGAGGGAATACGTAATGCCTACAGGATCATCGGATGGCTTATTTAGTTTGCGTCCTGTAGCCAGTTGATTCTGCGTCTCACTCATACGCACCGTATTTCGGTTCAAGTTATGCATGAGTTGAGAACTGATCATATTTGAGGTTACTCTAAGCACGACTCACTACCCCTTTCTTCATATATTAGCGGCCAACTACGCCAGTTGAATTAATTAATTTGTCGAGCATTTCATCAAATGTGGTCATAAAACGTGCAGAAGCATTATAGGCATGTTGAAATTTAATCATATCTGACATTTCTTCATCCAGGGATACGCCGCTTACCGATTGGCGTCTGCTGTCTACCTGCTGTAACAAAAGTGATGCGTTCTCTGTCTGACGCGATGCCTCTTGACCCTGCACACCTAACTGACCCACCAGAGAACTATACAAAGAGTCAATTGTTCCTGTTTGAGTTCCCCCAGGTGATTGGAATTTAAGATCTTTTAAATTTGAGATTAGAAGCGCGAGTGAGTTACTACCAGCCACAACCTGTTCATTAAATTCTGTACCTACTGTACGCATTGAAGAGGCAATCAATTTAGGATTCTCCTCGATTTGCGCATTTAAACGAATATTGCCTGCTGTGATTGCCCCTCCACCTTGAGCTTCAAAAAACGGCAAACCACCTTTTGTAGTCCCATCCAAAGTGTATCCCAATTGATGAAGGCCATTAAGTCCTTTAACTGTAACAACGGTGTCTTCGGTAACGTTTCTCCCGGTTACTCCTGCTACAGTCACTCCCGGGGGAAGAACGGAACCTTTAGGAAGGGTAACCTGTACATCACCATTAGCAAGTGTGTTAGCCATATTGTTAAGTTGCTGTTGATAATCCGCAACATACACATCACGTGAATACAACATACCATAGACCTCTCCGCCAGTAATGCCACCTGCAGTGTATGCATTCTCCAAGAAGGCACTATCAACTTGCGTAACTGCCGTTCCATTGACCAATTGCTGCGCTCCCATGGAAATCGAGTATCCTTGATCTGTTTCTTGAACAGTAATGTTCACAATTTGTGACAATTTATCTGTAAACAGATCCCTTTGGTCTCTCAAATCATTCGCATTGTCACCCAAAGACTCCAGCTTTTTGATAGAATCATTTAAATCAGCAATAGATGTGAGGTAGTTCTGAATTTCATTCGCTTTAACTCCGACGTTCGTTGTCAGATCCTGACTGAGGCTATCTAGCTGGCGGCTCATATAGTTAAAAGCATCAGTCATGGCTGCTGCCGTTTCCTTCACAATTTTGCGTGTTGTCTCATTTTCAGGATCTTTGCTTAGTTCCGACCACGATTTCCAAAATTGATCCATTACCGTTCGAATCCCCGTGTCCGATGGTTCATTAAATATGCCCTCAAGTTTACTAAGGGAATCAGATTGAATACTCCAACTACCAGAAGCATTTGCTTCTCCTCTGTATTGGGTATCTAAAAACGCTTCTCTTATTCTAGTGATTGAATTGAACTCGACCCCTGTACCGAGTTGTCCTGGGGCCATAGAACGATTCATTCCCAGTGCATCTATTGATATAGAAGCATTCATATTAACACGTTGTCTAGAGTATCCCGGCGTGTTTGCGTTTGCGATGTTATGTCCAGTCGTACTTAAGGCAGTTGTATGAGTAAACAAACTCCTCTTCGCCGTTTCAATGGAGTGAAATGTAGATACCATCGAAATATACTTCCCCCTTATGCGCTCTACGCGCGAGTATCAAACATTCCTATGCGACTTCCTCCGACTTGTTTTCCAGCAGGAGGTTGGTAAGTTACTTCTTGATCAGGAAATCCATTAAACAGATTCATGGAATAATCCAAAAATTGAAGTGATTGCTCAACAAGGGTTTGGTTCATATCATTTAATGTCTTAAGCTCTGACAATAAATTAGCCAACTGCTGTTGCTTCCCAAGCAAGACTTCCTTGTCCTTCGGATCAAATACCAAACGTGATAATTCTGTGAGGTTTAAGTTCAATGCGGATTTAATCCCTTTTGCTTGTAAAAACAAGTGACAGCAATTAATTCGCTCTTCTTCTAGACGAAGTATCTCCTTAAGGACCTTTGATTCCTGATTATTGATTTGAATTAGCTCACTGACTTGATTATTCATTATTGCAGTTCTTTTGGATTTCCCCCAACGCAGCATGGTTTGATGAGCAGCATCAAGTTGATCTAGGACATTAAAAAGTTCAGTTAACGCCATGGTTGCCTCCTATTGTTCCCCGGTAGACTTAAAGTACGGCAGTAACTTGTCAGCAAGCTTGCTGCTGTCCACTTGGTAAGTTCCCGAACTTACCTGTTCTTTCAGTTCCTGTATCCGTTGTATACGTCCTGCATCCTGTGTACGACCTTGTTCCTCAAGCATCTTCATCGCCTCCGGAGAAATGGATACCTCGTCCTTACGGCGGCTCTTTTTGGCATCAGCCTGCTGATTGGATTCAACGTTCCTCTGATATGAATTGATTGCACCAATTCTATTAGGTTCATTGATTTTCATACGAATTGCACTTCCTTCCACCTTAGGATTTTATTAGATTATAGAATTCATACGTTTTCAGCGAAGCTGAAGGATTCTATAATCGCAAGAAAAACTACTGCTGAACTGCGGTCTGTCTCCCTTGAATCTACATCGATCAATGTTTCTTCTTACATTATCTTTATGTTGTCGATCAATTAGGATAATAAAAAAAACCGATAATCTTTAATAAGTTTATCGGTACGTTCCAAAACATTTGTTATAGCAAAACTTGTATTTAAGCCCTCGTTCCTATAGATCCCGTAGTTTGTCGACAGCATTATAGGTTCGTCCGCCTATGCTGCCGTTATCCTTCTGACCTACTTCTCGAGCCGCTCCAGCTAAATCTTTCGTCAAACGATTCCGGCAGGAGTCGCACATATGCCCTTCACGAATAAGGGTCCCGCATACTTCACAAGGATACATCATATTGGGGGCGTTTTCGATGGAAATCCGTCCCTCCCGGATGAACTTCGTAATGTTTTTAATTGAAACCTCCGTTGCATCGGATAGTTCCTGTATATTAGTGCCTTTGTTCTCGCGTAGATAATCCACACAAGTCTGGTATTCAAGTTCAATTTCCTTGATACAGTTCGAGCATACATCCCGAAAATTCAGCGCATATAATTTGCCACAACGCGGACAATTACCCAGATTCATCGCTAAAACGCCCCTCTCAAACTTCCTCTTCCGAATGGATAATAACTATACATTACCTTATTTTCTCACTTCAAGTCCATAGCCTCTTTGCGAATAAAAACGGGGTATAGGGTGCATGTATGCGCAACCTATACCCCTGATTTAGATCCTTAGTTTAAAATTTTGATGCTTAGTACAGAAGTCCATGCACTTATATTTTGGTCATTCAATGCACGAATGCGATATTTATGAAGGCTCGATGGAAGCAAATCAGAATGAATAAAGGTTGTATCATTTATAATCGCTACGATTTGACCATCTGCTTCAATTTCATATGAAGAGGCACCAATGACTGCATCCCAAGTTAATAGAATTCCTGTTCTGTCTGAGGTTCCTTTCAATACAGGAGTGCTCAATTGCGTGGTTCCGCTGATCAAATCACTCCATGTTCCTACTCCGGCGGCATTCTTGGAGCGGATGCGGAAAGTGTGCTCTGTGTTGGCTGCAAGACCACTTTTCGTGTAGGCAACGCCAGTAACAGCGACAACTGTACCGTCGATTTCCAGATCGTAACCCGTTGCTCCGGTTACTGCGTTCCATTTCAAGGCAATAGCCGTATTGGTTACGGAGTTTACGGTAAGTCCAGTAACGGAAGCTGGGATTGTGCTTTGTGTTAAAAGGGCTGTCCATGCACTTGTATTGGTGTCGGTCAAAGCACGTACACGATATTTATGTGCTGTTCCTGCCAGCAAGCTGTTATGTGTGTACGAAGGTTCGTTCACTGTCCCCACGACCACGCCATCAGCTTCTACCTCATATTTCGTAGCGTCGGTGATTTCTGGCCACGTCAGGTTAATAGTCGTTTCTTCCGACGTCGCTTTCAATACAGGAGTGTTCAATTGCGTAGTTCCGCTGATCAAATCACTCCATGTTCCTACGCCTGCAGCATTCTTCGAGCGGATACGGAAGGTGTGATCTGTATTTGCTGCGAGACCACTCTTCGTGTAGGCAGCGCCAGTAACAGCGACAACTGTTCCGTCAATCTCCAGATCGTAACCCGTTGCTCCGGTTACTGCGTTCCATTTCAAGGCAATAGCCGTATTGGTTACGGAGTTAACAGTCAATCCGGTAACGGAAGCTGGGATTGTGCTTTGTGTCAAAATGGCTGTCCATGCACTCGTATTGGTGTCGGTCAGAGCACGTACGCGATATTTATGTGCTGTTCCTGCCAGCAAGCTGTTGTGCTTATATGAAGGTTCGTTCACTGTCGCTACTACCACGCCATCAGCTTCTACTTCATATTTCGTAGCGTCAGTGATTTCTGGCCACGTCAGGTTAATAGCCGTTTCTTCCGATGTCGCTTTCAATACTGGAGTGTTCAATTGCGTAGTTCCGTTGATCAATTCACTCCATGTTCCTACTCCCGCGGCATTCTTCGAGCGGATGCGGAAGGTGTGATCTGTATTTGCTGCAAGACCACTTTTCGTGTAAGCAACGCCAGTAACAGCGACAACTGTTCCGTCGATTTCCAGATCGTAACCCGTTGCTCCGGTTACTGCGTTCCATTTCAATGCTATTGCTGCATTTGTTACGGAGTTAACAGTCAACCCGCTCACGGATGCCGGGATTGTGCTTTGGGTCAAAATGGCTGTCCACGCACTTGTATTGGTGTCGGTCAAAGCCCGTACACGATATTTATGTGCTGTTCCTGCAAACAAGCTGCTATGTGTGTACGAAGGTTCGTTCACTGTCGCTACTACCACGCCATCGGCTTCCACTTCATATTTCGTAGCGTCAGCGATTTCTGCCCACGTCAGGTTAATAGCCGTTTCTTCCGACGTCGCTTTCAATACAGGAGTGTTTAATTGCGTGGTTCCGCTGATCAAATTACTCCATGTTCCTACTCCCGCAGCATTTTTGGAGCGAATGCGGAAGGTGTGATCTGTATTGGCTGCAAGACCACTTTTCGTGTAGGCAGCGCCAGTAACAGCGACAACTGTTCCGTCGATTTCCAGATCGTAACCCGTTGCTCCAGTTACTGCGTTCCATTTCAATGCTATTGCTGCATTTGTTACGGAGTTAATAGTCAGTCCGCTGACGGAAGCTGGGATTGTGCTTTGTGTCAAAATAGCTGTCCACGCACTTGTATTGGTGTCGGTCAAAGCACGTACGCGATATTTATGTGCTGTTCCTGCCAGCAAGCTGTTATGTGTGTACGAAGGTTCGTTCACTGTCGCCACTACCACGCCATCAGCTTCTACTTCATATTTCGTAGCGTCGGCGATTTCTGCCCACGTCAGGTTGATAACCGTTTCTTCGGATGCTGCTTTTAACACTGGAGTGTTTAGTTGGGTTGTCCCACTAATCAAATCACTCCATGTTCCTACGCCTGCGGCATTCTTGGAACGGATGCGGAAGGTGTGATCTGTATTTGCTGCGAGACCACTCTTCGTATAGGCAGCGCCAGTAACAGCGACAACTGTGCCGTCGATCTCCAGATCGTAACCCGTTGCTCCAGTTACTGCGTTCCATTTCAAAGCTATTGCTGCATTCGTTACGGAGTTAACAGTCAACCCGGTAACGGAAGCTGGGATTGTGCTTTGTGTCAAAATGGCTGTCCATGCACTTGTATTAGCGTCGGTCAGAGCGCGTACGCGATATTTGTGTGCTGTTCCTGGAAGCAAGCTGCTATGTGTGTACAATGGTTCGTTCACTGTCCCCACGACCACGCCATCAGTCTCTACTTCATATTTGGTAGCGTCGGCGATTTCTGCCCATGTCAGATTAATAGCCGTTTCTTCGGATGTCGCTTTCAATACTGGAGTGTTCAATTGCGTAGTTCCGTTGATCAATTCACTCCATGTTCCTACTCCCGCGGCATTCTTCGAGCGGATGCGGAAGGTGTGATTTGTGTTTGCTGCAAGACCACTCTTCGTATAGGCAGCGCCAGTAACAGCGACAACTGTTCCGTCGATTTCCAGATCGTAACCCGTTACTCCGGTTACTGCGTTCCATTTCAATGCTATTGCTGCATTCGTTACGGAGTTAACAGTCAATCCGGTAACGGAAGCTGGGATTGTGCTTTGTGTCAAAATGGCTGTCCATGCACTCATATTGGTGTCGGTCAGAGCACGTACGCGATATTTATGTGCTGTTCCTGCCAGCAGACTACTGTGTGTGTACGAAGGCTCGTTCACTGTCGCTACTACCACGCCATCAGCTTCAACTTCATATTTCGTAGCGTCAGCGATTTCTGCCCACGTCAGGTTGATAGCCGTTTCTTCGGATGTCGCTTTCAACACTGGGGTGTTCAATTGCGTGGTTCCGCTAATCACATCACTCCATGTTCCTACACCTGCAGCATTCTTCGAGCGGATGCGGAAGGTGTGATTTGTGTTTGCTGTAAGACCACTCTTGTTGTAGGCAGTGGCGGTAGTGGATACTACGGCGCCATCTATCTCCAGATCATATCCCGTTGCTCCGGTTACTGCATTCCATTTCAAAGCTATTGCTGCATTTGTTACGGTATTAATAGTCAGCCCAGTAACAGAGGTAGGCAATGTGCTTTGAGTCAAAATGGCTGTCCATGCACTTGTGTTGGTGTCGGTCAAAGCCCGTACACGATATTTATGTGCTGTTCCTGCAAGCAAGCTGCTATGTGTGTACGAAGGTTCGCTCACCGTCCCCACTACCATGCCATCGGCTTCTACTTCATATTTCGTAGCGTCGGCGATTTCTGCCCACGTCAGATTAATAGCGGTTTCTTCCGATGTGGCTTTCAAAACAGGTGTATTCAATAACGTAGTTCCGCTAATCACATCACTCCACGTCCCTACTCCCGCGGCATTCTTGGAGCGGATGCGGAAAGTATGCTCTGTGTTTGCTGCGAGACCACTCTTCGTGTAGGCAGCGCCGGTGACAGCGACAACTGTGCCGTCAATTTCCAGATCATAACCGGTGGCTCCAGTTACAGCTGTCCATTTTAACGCTATAGCTGTATTGGTTACAGAATTCACTGTTAATCCTGCAACTGAACCTGGTAACGTATTTTGAGTCAGTACGGCTGTCCACGCACTTGTATTGGTATCGGTCAAAGCACGCACACGATATTTATGAGCAGTAGCTGGTGCAAGTCCGGTATGCGTAAATGTCGGATCTACAACATTACCAACAATTACGCCATCGGCTTCCACTTCATATGAGGTAGCACCGTCAATGGAAGGCCAAACGAGGATAATTTCTTCCTGCGAAGGGCTTGATTTCAGTACGGGTGTACTCAATTGAGTAGACACGGTTAACAGATCAGACCAACTGCCTGCCCCGCCTGTATTCTTAGGTCTTAACCGGAAAGTATGTTCTGTATTAGGAATGAGTCCTGTTTTGCTATATGTGGTACCCGTCACAGCGACGATGTTACCGTCAATCTCCAAATCGTAACCTGTTGCACCTTTTACAGCGGTCCAGGATAGAGCAACTTTATTAAATGTTGCTTCTGTTACTTTCAAACCACTGACGGAGTCCGGAACGACCAGTTGCGTTATAGTTTTACTCCAATCGCTCTCATTGTTGGAAGACAGAGCTTTTAGCGTATACGTATGACTTGAATTTGCCGCGAGACCCTCATGCTCATAAGAGGTCACATTGCCAAGCTCAATAGGCGCTTCATCATCAATCTTTAATTGGTAATGATCAGCCTGATCAACCGCATTCCATTGGATAATATTTTTACCTTCCTGGGAGCTTGCCGAAATCACCGGTTGTTGGAGCAAAGTTTTGATCTCATACAAAGGGCTCCAATCACTAGTGCCTATTTGATTTAGAGCACGTACTCTATAGGAATACAACGTATCAGGCAATAATGCATCACTACCAAAAGTTGTTCCATAGTAAGGCCCCTTAATGATTCCATTCTCCTCAACTTCATATTGCACAGCCTGTTGCGCAT includes:
- a CDS encoding flagellin, giving the protein MIINHNIAALNTHRQLGANTGASSKNLEKLSSGLRINRAGDDAAGLAISEKMRGQIRGLDMAQKNAQDGISLIQTAEGALTETHSILQRMRELSVQSSTDTNTDKDRAELQKEVDQLAQELTRIGKDTEFNTKKLLDGSFSGTFHIGANEGQNISLTVGDLRGLNLGVVGSSKIALEATGTAAGTGETTIADGTYAVSGDATDGYTLKDSEGTVIAASADGKTWVAGDDNTVTTGDTFTFDEAVVSGQVTISHDAAKKPIAKGQAEFANAHLQAGEYTVSDKQITDKNGKVYATSTDGQTFNNANGDAVLTLETAATSTKPLKLSIGGTDISSASTADKAITTINTALETVSSERAKLGAYQNRLEHTINNLGASSENLSAAESRIRDVDMAKEMVEFTKNNILTQAAQAMLAQANQQPQGVLQLLR
- the csrA gene encoding carbon storage regulator CsrA; the protein is MLVLSRKKGESIIIQDEIEITVLSVEGDNIRIGIKAPKDIEIFRKEVYLAIEEANRESAAQQVDQIEALMRHYREPK
- the fliW gene encoding flagellar assembly protein FliW; translation: MMMVVETSSSVSEKFSENLIFHFTKGIPGFDQVKDFAFIPFPEGPFAYLQSIEHKDISLVIADPFVFYPNYQFELADHIVEELSLQSNLLVRCVVTMNKDVGKSTLNLLAPIVLNIENRSGRQVILQQSPYQTRHPLWREAEEQPSMADKDGE
- a CDS encoding DUF6470 family protein, translating into MSIPQIQIHQQPSILSIVAELGSYSIEQPRAEQTIRSAPAKLDIRQPVSTLEVDQKRAWKAYNGGPALEMNQQIYSQLSSLFLQGIARRMQEGHQMASIHIPGNTIANIKGKAWDRDDFVEFRGPASFDNVDIRFDLQKAEYQYVEGSLEIDVQVRRPEVEYTRGRLDIAVQQYAKVEITPPSFEQWMG
- the flgL gene encoding flagellar hook-associated protein FlgL gives rise to the protein MLRVTSNMISSQLMHNLNRNTVRMSETQNQLATGRKLNKPSDDPVGITYSLRYRTELSANDQYTRNVNDTLSWLDHSDQMLDQTGNIIHRLKELNVQAASSTNPQSALDSIKTEVMQLKEQLIDIGNSKLNGKYVFNGQSYTQKPYDFVKDANGNSITTDVPATDNNNIIYSVGESVQLGINVTGSAIFGSTGDTSEDDQLFTTIDRLTEALTNGDFEAIGAQLDKFDSRLEKITTIRAEVGAKTNRVELMQSRLQDLGINLTDLQAKTEDADYAELIMNSSIQENIYNATLSAGAKIITPSLADFLR
- the flgK gene encoding flagellar hook-associated protein FlgK; this translates as MVSTFHSIETAKRSLFTHTTALSTTGHNIANANTPGYSRQRVNMNASISIDALGMNRSMAPGQLGTGVEFNSITRIREAFLDTQYRGEANASGSWSIQSDSLSKLEGIFNEPSDTGIRTVMDQFWKSWSELSKDPENETTRKIVKETAAAMTDAFNYMSRQLDSLSQDLTTNVGVKANEIQNYLTSIADLNDSIKKLESLGDNANDLRDQRDLFTDKLSQIVNITVQETDQGYSISMGAQQLVNGTAVTQVDSAFLENAYTAGGITGGEVYGMLYSRDVYVADYQQQLNNMANTLANGDVQVTLPKGSVLPPGVTVAGVTGRNVTEDTVVTVKGLNGLHQLGYTLDGTTKGGLPFFEAQGGGAITAGNIRLNAQIEENPKLIASSMRTVGTEFNEQVVAGSNSLALLISNLKDLKFQSPGGTQTGTIDSLYSSLVGQLGVQGQEASRQTENASLLLQQVDSRRQSVSGVSLDEEMSDMIKFQHAYNASARFMTTFDEMLDKLINSTGVVGR
- a CDS encoding flagellar protein FlgN, which translates into the protein MALTELFNVLDQLDAAHQTMLRWGKSKRTAIMNNQVSELIQINNQESKVLKEILRLEEERINCCHLFLQAKGIKSALNLNLTELSRLVFDPKDKEVLLGKQQQLANLLSELKTLNDMNQTLVEQSLQFLDYSMNLFNGFPDQEVTYQPPAGKQVGGSRIGMFDTRA
- the flgM gene encoding flagellar biosynthesis anti-sigma factor FlgM — its product is MKINEPNRIGAINSYQRNVESNQQADAKKSRRKDEVSISPEAMKMLEEQGRTQDAGRIQRIQELKEQVSSGTYQVDSSKLADKLLPYFKSTGEQ
- a CDS encoding TIGR03826 family flagellar region protein, which produces MNLGNCPRCGKLYALNFRDVCSNCIKEIELEYQTCVDYLRENKGTNIQELSDATEVSIKNITKFIREGRISIENAPNMMYPCEVCGTLIREGHMCDSCRNRLTKDLAGAAREVGQKDNGSIGGRTYNAVDKLRDL
- a CDS encoding fibronectin type III domain-containing protein; amino-acid sequence: MVAGKRKNGFYLWTVRLLVLMLVFGQFGVYGGNRAHAAASNGIVSSSNDFQYVMTNNNGKLQVNQKDVDLSWVRSYNISTTGYSFTRRQSILGFTSDITNISFGSYTSKYTGQIDNAFLIDLSKVREIFTEMTYRQSGMEVGQWTISNYNVLGQLTPVDVYNYDVRQLSLVVNADTGEVVDFYSELNPYYTRKAEPASFTKQLVDPVTIDNMPAIPAGITGKQSESTVNLKWQHAQQAVQYEVEENGIIKGPYYGTTFGSDALLPDTLYSYRVRALNQIGTSDWSPLYEIKTLLQQPVISASSQEGKNIIQWNAVDQADHYQLKIDDEAPIELGNVTSYEHEGLAANSSHTYTLKALSSNNESDWSKTITQLVVPDSVSGLKVTEATFNKVALSWTAVKGATGYDLEIDGNIVAVTGTTYSKTGLIPNTEHTFRLRPKNTGGAGSWSDLLTVSTQLSTPVLKSSPSQEEIILVWPSIDGATSYEVEADGVIVGNVVDPTFTHTGLAPATAHKYRVRALTDTNTSAWTAVLTQNTLPGSVAGLTVNSVTNTAIALKWTAVTGATGYDLEIDGTVVAVTGAAYTKSGLAANTEHTFRIRSKNAAGVGTWSDVISGTTLLNTPVLKATSEETAINLTWAEIADATKYEVEADGMVVGTVSEPSYTHSSLLAGTAHKYRVRALTDTNTSAWTAILTQSTLPTSVTGLTINTVTNAAIALKWNAVTGATGYDLEIDGAVVSTTATAYNKSGLTANTNHTFRIRSKNAAGVGTWSDVISGTTQLNTPVLKATSEETAINLTWAEIADATKYEVEADGVVVATVNEPSYTHSSLLAGTAHKYRVRALTDTNMSAWTAILTQSTIPASVTGLTVNSVTNAAIALKWNAVTGVTGYDLEIDGTVVAVTGAAYTKSGLAANTNHTFRIRSKNAAGVGTWSELINGTTQLNTPVLKATSEETAINLTWAEIADATKYEVETDGVVVGTVNEPLYTHSSLLPGTAHKYRVRALTDANTSAWTAILTQSTIPASVTGLTVNSVTNAAIALKWNAVTGATGYDLEIDGTVVAVTGAAYTKSGLAANTDHTFRIRSKNAAGVGTWSDLISGTTQLNTPVLKAASEETVINLTWAEIADATKYEVEADGVVVATVNEPSYTHNSLLAGTAHKYRVRALTDTNTSAWTAILTQSTIPASVSGLTINSVTNAAIALKWNAVTGATGYDLEIDGTVVAVTGAAYTKSGLAANTDHTFRIRSKNAAGVGTWSNLISGTTQLNTPVLKATSEETAINLTWAEIADATKYEVEADGVVVATVNEPSYTHSSLFAGTAHKYRVRALTDTNTSAWTAILTQSTIPASVSGLTVNSVTNAAIALKWNAVTGATGYDLEIDGTVVAVTGVAYTKSGLAANTDHTFRIRSKNAAGVGTWSELINGTTQLNTPVLKATSEETAINLTWPEITDATKYEVEADGVVVATVNEPSYKHNSLLAGTAHKYRVRALTDTNTSAWTAILTQSTIPASVTGLTVNSVTNTAIALKWNAVTGATGYDLEIDGTVVAVTGAAYTKSGLAANTDHTFRIRSKNAAGVGTWSDLISGTTQLNTPVLKATSEETTINLTWPEITDATKYEVEADGVVVGTVNEPSYTHNSLLAGTAHKYRVRALTDTNTSAWTALLTQSTIPASVTGLTVNSVTNTAIALKWNAVTGATGYDLEIDGTVVAVTGVAYTKSGLAANTEHTFRIRSKNAAGVGTWSDLISGTTQLSTPVLKGTSDRTGILLTWDAVIGASSYEIEADGQIVAIINDTTFIHSDLLPSSLHKYRIRALNDQNISAWTSVLSIKILN